In the Megasphaera vaginalis (ex Bordigoni et al. 2020) genome, one interval contains:
- a CDS encoding MFS transporter, with translation MILERLEALPVGTFHYKLLTVAGLGWLFDSMDTGLIAFVLPVLAKDWQLAPAQMGFIGSIGLIGMALGAVVAGTMADRFGRKQIFTATILLYSVATGLCALAWNYETLLLFRFLVGFGLGGELPVAATLITEYSPARVRGRFLVLLESFWAVGWIAAALIAYFFIPLYGWRWAFALGALPALYTFVIRIHMPESVRYLLKKGDFEKAKTIVRELETRLQVPSQPFAAEAAYEPEEASFSLLWSRQFRRRTCMLWLAWFGIVFSYYGIFMWLPSLVYQQGFTVVKTFSYVLVMTLAQLPGYYAAAWLVDFIGRRYTLSLFLLGSGVAGYFFGHAATAVALMGWGAVMSFFNLGAWGVIYAYTPELYPTRIRALGSGWAAGFGRIGGMTAPLLVGEMIAAGAQMTTVFYLFAAVFVAVSCIVFSLGVESKQKDLESISADLCHNQK, from the coding sequence ATGATTTTAGAACGATTGGAAGCTTTGCCTGTTGGTACGTTTCATTACAAACTGCTGACTGTTGCCGGCCTGGGGTGGCTTTTTGATTCCATGGACACGGGGCTGATCGCGTTTGTCCTGCCGGTTCTGGCCAAGGATTGGCAGCTGGCGCCGGCACAAATGGGATTTATTGGCAGCATCGGGCTCATCGGTATGGCTCTCGGTGCCGTTGTGGCCGGAACAATGGCCGACCGCTTCGGGCGGAAACAGATCTTTACGGCGACAATTCTGTTGTATAGCGTGGCTACCGGCCTTTGCGCGCTGGCCTGGAATTACGAAACGCTTTTACTTTTCCGTTTTCTCGTCGGCTTCGGGCTGGGAGGAGAACTGCCTGTAGCGGCAACGTTGATTACGGAATATTCACCGGCACGGGTTCGGGGACGTTTTCTGGTCCTTCTGGAAAGTTTTTGGGCCGTCGGCTGGATCGCCGCGGCGCTTATTGCCTATTTTTTCATTCCTCTTTATGGGTGGCGCTGGGCGTTTGCCTTGGGGGCTTTACCTGCTCTCTATACCTTCGTGATCCGCATTCATATGCCGGAGTCGGTGCGTTATTTGCTGAAAAAAGGTGATTTTGAAAAGGCGAAGACGATTGTTCGGGAATTGGAAACACGTCTTCAGGTACCGTCTCAGCCGTTTGCGGCGGAAGCCGCTTATGAGCCTGAGGAAGCGTCCTTTTCCCTGCTCTGGTCACGGCAGTTTCGCCGCCGTACCTGTATGTTATGGTTGGCCTGGTTCGGCATCGTTTTCAGTTACTACGGCATTTTCATGTGGCTGCCGTCCTTGGTGTACCAGCAAGGCTTTACTGTCGTCAAGACCTTTTCCTACGTATTGGTCATGACTTTGGCGCAATTACCGGGATATTATGCGGCTGCCTGGCTCGTTGATTTTATTGGTCGTCGGTATACGCTGTCCTTGTTTCTTTTAGGAAGCGGCGTTGCCGGATATTTTTTCGGTCATGCCGCGACGGCTGTCGCTCTGATGGGATGGGGCGCAGTCATGTCTTTTTTCAATCTCGGCGCCTGGGGCGTTATCTATGCCTATACGCCTGAATTATATCCGACACGAATACGCGCTCTCGGCAGCGGCTGGGCCGCCGGATTTGGCCGCATCGGCGGCATGACGGCGCCTCTCCTGGTTGGCGAGATGATTGCGGCAGGAGCACAGATGACGACGGTGTTTTATCTGTTCGCCGCAGTCTTTGTTGCCGTTTCCTGCATCGTCTTTTCGTTGGGAGTGGAAAGCAAGCAAAAGGATTTGGAAAGCATTTCTGCCGATCTCTGCCACAATCAAAAATAA
- a CDS encoding pyridoxal-phosphate dependent enzyme codes for MQLYSQTPLIELFSQHAQGRKVAVKMDAWQPSGSFKLRGMERLCRQAVADGAACLISSSGGNAGLSAAYVGHKLGIPVTVVVPKSTDQETVALLRAQGAEAIIYGDVWDEADAYARELLANRQGAYIPPFDHPLLWQGHATLVDELKEQCDSQPDCIILSVGGGGLFCGVMEGLIRNGWTDTVVIAVETEGTASLAAAVKAGHLVALNGIHSVATSLGAQKVAQQALDYALQYRVVPCIVSDAAAVRACLRFADECRTLVEPACGASLSVVYDNLPLLKPYKNIVVEACGGSKISLKKLLHYQKVYGLERSEKN; via the coding sequence ATGCAATTGTATTCGCAGACACCGCTAATTGAATTATTCAGTCAACATGCACAGGGCCGCAAGGTGGCGGTAAAAATGGATGCCTGGCAGCCGTCGGGATCGTTTAAACTGCGCGGTATGGAACGACTGTGCAGGCAGGCTGTAGCTGACGGAGCGGCTTGTCTCATTTCTTCATCGGGAGGCAACGCCGGTCTCTCCGCAGCCTATGTCGGTCATAAGTTAGGGATACCGGTTACTGTCGTCGTGCCGAAATCGACGGATCAGGAGACTGTTGCACTGCTGCGTGCACAGGGAGCGGAAGCCATTATTTATGGTGACGTCTGGGATGAAGCCGATGCCTATGCGCGGGAACTTTTGGCAAATCGACAGGGCGCTTATATCCCGCCTTTCGATCATCCTCTTCTTTGGCAAGGACACGCAACACTCGTCGATGAATTAAAAGAACAATGTGACAGCCAGCCTGACTGTATTATCCTTTCCGTAGGGGGCGGCGGTTTATTCTGCGGCGTCATGGAAGGGCTGATTCGCAATGGTTGGACAGACACGGTTGTTATTGCGGTGGAAACAGAAGGAACAGCGTCCTTAGCCGCCGCAGTCAAGGCAGGTCATTTGGTAGCGCTTAACGGCATTCATTCGGTGGCGACCAGTCTCGGCGCGCAGAAAGTGGCCCAACAGGCTTTGGATTATGCGCTGCAATATCGGGTTGTCCCTTGTATTGTCAGTGACGCCGCCGCGGTGCGGGCCTGCCTTCGCTTTGCCGATGAGTGCCGTACCTTGGTGGAACCGGCTTGCGGCGCTTCTTTGTCTGTCGTGTATGATAATTTACCGCTGTTGAAGCCATATAAAAATATTGTTGTAGAAGCCTGCGGCGGCTCTAAAATCAGTTTGAAAAAGCTTCTTCATTATCAAAAAGTCTACGGGCTGGAAAGGTCCGAAAAGAATTAG
- a CDS encoding histidine phosphatase family protein: protein MVRIILIRHGETQWNIEGRYQGQEDTALSEKGVQQGHLVAEGLRQVPIDVCISSPLRRSYLTCTFCADLHRLQVIKDKRLLEINHGLWEGCLADEIRRAYPAEFAAWHERPETVTMPGDGGESLEDVRRRVRDAFAEYAEAYDGKTVLVAAHDAVNKAIICDLLGLDMSHFWQIKQDNTCINVLECHNGKWRFVLLNSTLHMGYLYSGIEQKGL, encoded by the coding sequence ATGGTACGAATCATTTTAATCAGACATGGAGAAACGCAGTGGAACATTGAAGGCCGTTATCAAGGGCAGGAAGATACGGCGCTCAGCGAAAAGGGGGTGCAGCAGGGGCATCTGGTTGCCGAAGGGCTGCGTCAGGTCCCGATCGATGTCTGCATTTCCAGCCCTCTGCGCCGGTCGTATCTTACGTGTACTTTCTGCGCCGATCTGCACCGGCTCCAGGTTATCAAGGACAAACGATTGCTGGAGATCAATCACGGTCTTTGGGAGGGATGTCTGGCCGATGAGATCAGGCGTGCTTATCCGGCGGAATTCGCGGCCTGGCATGAGCGGCCGGAGACGGTGACCATGCCGGGAGACGGCGGCGAGTCGCTGGAAGACGTGCGGCGTCGCGTCAGGGACGCCTTTGCCGAGTATGCCGAAGCGTATGACGGGAAAACCGTTCTGGTAGCGGCTCATGACGCCGTTAACAAAGCGATTATTTGTGATCTGCTGGGCTTGGACATGAGTCATTTCTGGCAAATTAAGCAAGACAACACTTGCATAAATGTCTTGGAATGTCATAATGGTAAGTGGCGTTTTGTGCTTTTAAATTCAACTCTTCATATGGGGTACCTGTACAGCGGTATTGAACAAAAAGGATTATGA
- a CDS encoding transcription repressor NadR, whose translation MDGEERRQEIVRLLSSSPNALTGTALSRQCQVSRQIIVGDVAVLRAQGVPIISTPRGYQMLTSAHGRVRRVFVCCHGADKMRQELEAIVDNGGIVHNVVIEHDVYGNLEGSLHLRSRRDVNAYLQRMAEANAELLSKISGGIHTHLVEAATEGELRAIEAALRRSGVLYED comes from the coding sequence ATGGATGGAGAGGAACGCCGGCAGGAAATCGTCAGGCTTTTGTCGTCTTCGCCCAACGCGTTGACGGGAACGGCTTTATCCCGGCAGTGTCAGGTCAGCCGCCAGATTATCGTCGGCGATGTCGCCGTTCTGCGTGCGCAAGGAGTGCCGATCATTTCCACACCGCGCGGATATCAGATGCTGACGTCGGCACATGGCCGCGTCCGGCGCGTTTTTGTCTGCTGTCATGGCGCCGACAAAATGAGGCAGGAATTAGAAGCCATTGTCGACAACGGCGGTATCGTTCATAATGTTGTCATTGAGCATGATGTGTACGGTAATTTGGAAGGCAGCCTGCATCTTCGTTCACGGCGCGACGTTAACGCATATTTGCAGCGCATGGCCGAGGCCAACGCCGAACTGCTCAGCAAGATCAGCGGCGGTATTCATACCCATTTGGTCGAGGCCGCTACGGAAGGAGAGTTGCGCGCCATTGAAGCGGCTCTGCGCCGAAGCGGTGTCTTATATGAGGATTGA
- the serS gene encoding serine--tRNA ligase — MLDTKFIRENLAAVKANIENRHAKVDLDAFATLDGERRELIQKAEAMKNERNTATQEISRLKRNKEDAGEQIKAMKKLGDEIDAFDKQIRDVEGRLRDIQLMIPNMCHASVPFGNDDSDNPEVRKWGEVRSFDFQPLDHWEVGERLGILDAERAAKVTGSRFYFYVGAGARLERAVYNFMLDRHTEKDGYTEVIPPYIVNRESMQGTGQLPKFYEDMFRLEGTEYFLIPTAEVPLTNYYRDEIIDGAQLPIYLTALTPCFRAEAGSAGRDTRGLIRQHQFHKVEMVKYVTPESSYDELDKLTRNAEDILKELGLPYHVVCLCSGDIGFSAAKTFDVEVWFPAQQKYREISSCSNTEDFQARRANIRFRRSPKDKPEYVHTLNGSGLAVGRTVAAILENYQQADGSVIVPEALRPYMGCDLITKRL, encoded by the coding sequence ATGTTAGATACTAAATTTATACGTGAAAATCTGGCTGCCGTGAAGGCTAATATTGAAAACCGGCACGCAAAGGTTGATTTGGACGCATTTGCAACTTTGGACGGAGAACGGCGCGAATTGATCCAAAAAGCGGAAGCGATGAAGAATGAACGGAATACGGCGACGCAAGAGATCAGTCGTTTGAAAAGGAATAAGGAAGATGCCGGTGAACAAATCAAAGCCATGAAAAAACTGGGCGATGAAATCGATGCGTTCGATAAACAAATTCGCGATGTAGAAGGAAGACTCAGGGATATTCAATTGATGATTCCCAATATGTGTCACGCTTCCGTGCCCTTCGGCAATGATGACAGCGACAATCCGGAAGTGCGTAAGTGGGGCGAAGTGCGCAGCTTTGATTTCCAACCTCTCGATCATTGGGAAGTAGGAGAAAGACTGGGTATTCTCGATGCCGAACGGGCCGCTAAAGTTACAGGCTCACGCTTTTATTTTTATGTTGGCGCCGGCGCCCGTTTGGAACGCGCCGTCTACAATTTCATGCTTGACAGGCATACGGAAAAGGACGGGTATACGGAAGTGATCCCACCGTATATCGTCAATCGCGAATCCATGCAGGGAACAGGGCAACTGCCGAAGTTTTACGAAGATATGTTCCGTCTCGAAGGAACGGAATATTTCCTGATTCCGACGGCTGAGGTGCCGCTGACGAATTATTATCGTGACGAAATCATCGACGGTGCTCAACTGCCGATTTATTTGACGGCGCTGACGCCGTGTTTCCGCGCCGAAGCAGGTTCGGCGGGCCGCGATACGCGCGGGCTGATCCGTCAACATCAGTTCCATAAGGTGGAAATGGTCAAGTACGTAACGCCTGAATCAAGTTATGATGAACTGGATAAGCTGACACGGAATGCGGAAGACATTTTGAAGGAGTTGGGACTGCCGTATCATGTCGTGTGCCTCTGCAGCGGCGATATCGGTTTTTCGGCGGCCAAGACCTTCGATGTGGAGGTTTGGTTCCCTGCCCAACAGAAGTATCGGGAAATTTCTTCGTGCTCCAACACGGAAGACTTCCAGGCTCGCCGTGCCAATATTCGGTTCCGTCGTTCGCCGAAGGACAAACCGGAATACGTTCATACCTTGAACGGCTCCGGCCTGGCCGTCGGCCGGACGGTAGCCGCCATTTTGGAAAATTATCAGCAAGCCGACGGCAGCGTCATTGTGCCGGAAGCACTGCGACCGTACATGGGGTGTGACTTGATCACGAAACGCCTTTAA
- the serA gene encoding phosphoglycerate dehydrogenase — MKILVSDDVSEKGVELLRRNGYDVEVQTNLDEDGLIACIGEYDGLVTRSMTHVTANVIAAAKKLKVIGRAGVGVDSIDIKAATQRGIIVVNAPESNTVAATEHTCAMIMAVTRHIPQAYNSLLAGEWDRERFTGIQLRGKTIGIVGVGRIGSRIAKRMQAMEMRTIGCDPYIPEERGKQLGVELVDLDTLLKEADYITLHTPLTKETRGMIGAAEIAKMKEGVRLINVSRGAVLDIEALAAALKSGHVAGAAIDVFPTEPLTTDINPFIGMDNVVITPHLGASTIEAQEGVSLDVAEGVMAALRGEPVPTAVNMAPIPKNVYTLIQPYFDLMERMGILGVYLSEGPMREISVEYTGKLADTEIGLLTTAVLKGALNPILQESVNFVNAPEVARTRHISVKEIKSHDAGYFLDAVTVRIKMDKGEHSLVGTLFNNTEAKIVQIDEYRVDFTPEGYLLLAPHIDQPNMIGQISTILGQAHININGMQVGKMTKAGHNIMAIAVQDDIPNDIMLKLRSIDGILGMKLIHCETQS, encoded by the coding sequence ATGAAGATATTGGTCAGCGATGATGTATCGGAAAAAGGCGTGGAATTGCTGCGCCGGAACGGGTATGACGTGGAAGTGCAGACGAATTTGGATGAAGACGGTCTGATCGCCTGCATCGGAGAATATGACGGTTTGGTAACGCGTTCGATGACACATGTTACGGCTAACGTTATTGCGGCGGCGAAGAAGTTGAAAGTGATCGGCCGCGCCGGTGTCGGCGTCGACAGCATTGATATCAAGGCGGCCACACAGCGCGGCATTATTGTCGTTAACGCGCCGGAATCGAATACGGTGGCGGCGACGGAACATACATGTGCCATGATCATGGCTGTCACGCGCCATATTCCGCAAGCGTATAATTCACTTCTTGCCGGCGAATGGGATCGGGAACGATTTACGGGCATCCAATTGCGCGGCAAAACGATTGGTATCGTCGGTGTCGGCCGTATCGGCTCGCGTATTGCCAAGCGGATGCAGGCCATGGAAATGCGAACGATCGGTTGTGACCCTTACATTCCCGAAGAGCGGGGCAAGCAGTTGGGCGTTGAGCTCGTTGATCTGGATACGCTCCTGAAAGAAGCGGACTACATTACGCTCCATACGCCGCTGACGAAGGAAACGCGCGGCATGATCGGCGCCGCCGAAATAGCTAAAATGAAGGAGGGCGTCCGTCTTATCAATGTTTCCCGCGGCGCTGTTCTCGACATTGAAGCTTTGGCGGCAGCGCTGAAGAGCGGTCACGTGGCGGGGGCCGCTATTGACGTTTTTCCGACGGAACCGCTGACAACGGATATCAATCCGTTCATCGGCATGGACAACGTCGTCATTACGCCGCATCTCGGGGCTTCGACGATTGAAGCGCAGGAGGGCGTTTCCCTGGATGTTGCCGAAGGCGTCATGGCGGCGCTGCGCGGTGAACCGGTACCGACAGCCGTCAATATGGCGCCGATTCCGAAAAACGTGTATACGCTGATTCAGCCGTATTTTGATCTGATGGAACGGATGGGCATTCTCGGTGTTTATCTGTCTGAAGGACCGATGCGGGAAATCAGTGTCGAATATACGGGCAAACTGGCCGATACGGAAATCGGCCTTTTGACGACAGCCGTCCTGAAAGGTGCTCTTAATCCGATTCTTCAGGAATCGGTCAATTTTGTCAATGCGCCGGAAGTTGCCCGGACACGCCATATTTCGGTCAAGGAAATCAAGTCCCATGACGCAGGGTATTTCCTCGATGCCGTTACGGTTCGCATTAAGATGGACAAAGGAGAACACTCTTTAGTCGGAACCCTGTTTAATAATACGGAAGCCAAGATCGTACAGATCGATGAATATCGTGTCGATTTCACTCCGGAAGGCTATCTGCTGTTGGCGCCGCATATCGATCAGCCGAACATGATCGGCCAGATTTCCACGATCCTGGGGCAGGCTCATATCAATATTAACGGCATGCAAGTCGGCAAGATGACAAAAGCGGGGCATAATATCATGGCGATTGCCGTGCAGGATGACATTCCGAACGATATTATGTTGAAGCTTCGCTCTATAGACGGGATACTCGGCATGAAACTGATTCATTGCGAAACGCAGTCGTAG
- a CDS encoding helix-turn-helix domain-containing protein — translation MDTISENIGSNLKFIRKQRNLTLESLSAASGVSKSMISEIERGIRNPSISILWNLANTLKTPLNFFLKPQGTQGAVIYRPVATSVGDDETGCIYHPLMEFDESKGIELYTCTYQPGGCTAKQVHYAGVEEYAFIASGNITLHLPDENLTAAAGEVLHFPGDKPHWYSNDSLDTAAVFVMMYYPKL, via the coding sequence ATGGATACTATTAGTGAAAATATTGGGAGTAATCTCAAATTTATCCGCAAACAGCGAAACCTGACTTTAGAATCGCTTTCAGCGGCATCCGGTGTCAGCAAAAGCATGATAAGCGAAATTGAACGAGGTATCAGAAATCCTTCAATTTCGATATTGTGGAATTTAGCAAATACGTTGAAGACACCGCTGAATTTTTTCTTAAAACCGCAAGGAACGCAAGGGGCCGTCATTTATCGGCCTGTCGCGACATCTGTCGGCGATGATGAAACAGGCTGCATTTATCATCCGCTCATGGAATTTGACGAGTCTAAAGGGATTGAATTATATACCTGTACTTATCAGCCAGGCGGCTGTACAGCCAAACAAGTCCATTATGCCGGTGTCGAAGAGTATGCCTTTATTGCATCAGGCAACATCACGCTGCACCTTCCCGATGAAAATCTGACGGCAGCGGCCGGTGAAGTTCTCCACTTTCCCGGCGATAAACCGCATTGGTATTCCAACGACAGCCTGGACACAGCCGCTGTCTTCGTAATGATGTATTACCCCAAACTTTGA
- a CDS encoding diaminopimelate decarboxylase family protein, whose protein sequence is MNEKKVPFTETQIREIIKQYPTPFHIYDEKAIIDNVRKLINAFSWAYDFKEYFAVKATPNPYIMRLLQNEGVGADCSSLPELILCEKVGIGGRDIVFSSNDTPYEEYQKALEMGALINLDDISLIDYLEENGPLPEWMCVRYNPGPLLQGGNDIIGVPEEAKYGMTREQIFEALTILQTKGVKHFGLHTMVVSNELNAGGLIHTAKMMFELAAEVHHTLGIDIEFLDFGGGIGLPYRPEENFVDYAELSAGIRRYFEEIMEPVGLHRTRISFECGRAITGPYGYLVTTAIHHKHIWKEYIGVDASMANLMRPGMYGSYHHLTVMGKEEAPLDHVYDVTGSLCENCDKFAIDRKLPKIEDGDILAIHDTGAHGHSMGFNYNGKLRSAELLLHEDGTVTQIRRAETVDDLFATIDFSAL, encoded by the coding sequence ATGAATGAAAAGAAAGTGCCTTTTACGGAAACGCAGATTCGCGAGATTATAAAGCAATATCCGACGCCTTTTCATATTTACGATGAAAAAGCGATTATTGATAATGTCCGTAAGCTGATCAATGCTTTTTCTTGGGCGTATGACTTCAAAGAATATTTTGCTGTCAAGGCGACGCCGAATCCGTATATCATGCGCCTGCTCCAAAATGAAGGCGTAGGTGCGGACTGCAGTTCTTTGCCGGAATTGATTCTTTGTGAAAAGGTCGGCATCGGCGGCAGAGATATCGTTTTTTCATCAAATGATACGCCGTACGAAGAGTATCAAAAGGCATTGGAAATGGGTGCGTTGATCAATTTAGATGATATTTCGCTGATTGATTACTTGGAAGAAAACGGGCCGTTGCCGGAATGGATGTGTGTCCGCTATAATCCCGGCCCGTTGTTGCAGGGCGGCAATGATATTATCGGTGTGCCGGAAGAGGCTAAATACGGTATGACGCGGGAGCAAATCTTTGAAGCTCTCACGATTCTTCAGACGAAAGGCGTAAAGCATTTCGGCCTGCATACGATGGTCGTGTCCAATGAACTCAATGCCGGCGGCCTGATTCATACGGCCAAAATGATGTTTGAATTAGCTGCCGAAGTTCATCACACTTTGGGCATCGATATTGAATTCCTCGATTTCGGCGGCGGTATCGGACTGCCGTATCGTCCGGAAGAAAACTTTGTCGATTACGCTGAACTCAGCGCCGGTATTCGGCGGTATTTTGAAGAGATTATGGAGCCTGTCGGACTTCACCGAACGCGCATTTCCTTCGAATGCGGCCGCGCTATTACGGGGCCTTACGGGTATTTGGTGACGACGGCGATTCACCATAAGCATATTTGGAAAGAATATATCGGCGTCGACGCTTCTATGGCCAACTTAATGCGTCCCGGCATGTACGGTTCTTACCATCATCTGACGGTTATGGGAAAAGAAGAAGCGCCTCTCGATCATGTTTATGACGTTACCGGATCGCTTTGCGAAAATTGCGATAAATTTGCAATTGACCGTAAGTTGCCGAAAATCGAAGACGGTGATATCCTGGCTATTCACGATACCGGGGCGCACGGTCATTCGATGGGATTTAATTATAACGGCAAGCTCCGTTCGGCAGAACTGTTGCTTCATGAGGATGGTACGGTGACGCAGATCCGCCGTGCGGAAACCGTTGATGATCTTTTTGCCACAATCGATTTTTCCGCGTTATAA
- the serC gene encoding 3-phosphoserine/phosphohydroxythreonine transaminase, whose product MERVYNFNAGPSAMPLSVLQTVQRDFLDFNHTGMSIVEISHRSAAYQELQADTIALLKKVMRIPDGYHIVFLQGGGSMQFLMHGANFLKRRGAYVNTGVWATKAMEAAAFFGPVYEAASGKKEDFGRIPEIDAIHLQNDTDYLYITSNNTIYGTEWQQYPHLGLPLICDASSDFLARPVHVADFDLLYAGVQKNVGPAGAVVAIIKDTLLQQARTDIPVMLQYRTFVEHDSTYNTPPVFAIYFVNQVLHWIDRNGGLTAMEMRNRQKAAIVYDAIDRSNGFYRGHAAVNSRSLMNVTFRLATPELEKAFVAAGAARRLIGLKGHRSLGGCRASIYNAVTVEACEVLAEFMDEFRKRR is encoded by the coding sequence ATGGAACGAGTTTATAACTTTAATGCCGGACCGTCGGCGATGCCGCTCTCCGTCTTGCAGACAGTACAACGCGATTTTCTCGATTTCAATCATACCGGTATGAGTATCGTTGAAATCAGTCATCGCAGTGCGGCCTATCAGGAACTGCAGGCCGATACGATTGCGCTGCTGAAAAAGGTGATGCGTATTCCCGACGGGTACCACATCGTCTTTCTGCAAGGCGGCGGCAGCATGCAATTTCTGATGCATGGCGCCAATTTCCTGAAACGGCGCGGCGCGTATGTCAATACCGGCGTTTGGGCAACGAAAGCGATGGAAGCTGCCGCCTTTTTCGGGCCGGTCTATGAAGCGGCCAGCGGTAAAAAGGAAGATTTCGGAAGGATACCGGAAATCGACGCGATTCACCTTCAAAACGATACGGATTATCTTTATATTACGTCCAATAATACGATTTACGGAACGGAATGGCAACAGTATCCGCATCTCGGACTGCCGCTCATCTGCGATGCGTCGAGTGATTTTCTGGCGCGCCCCGTTCATGTGGCCGATTTTGATTTACTGTATGCAGGGGTGCAGAAAAATGTCGGACCTGCCGGCGCCGTTGTCGCGATCATAAAGGATACGCTGCTGCAGCAGGCGCGAACGGATATTCCCGTAATGCTGCAATATCGAACCTTTGTCGAACATGATTCGACGTATAATACACCGCCTGTTTTCGCCATTTATTTTGTCAATCAAGTTTTGCATTGGATCGACCGGAACGGCGGTCTGACGGCGATGGAAATGCGCAATCGGCAAAAAGCGGCTATCGTTTACGATGCCATTGACCGGAGTAACGGTTTTTACCGCGGTCATGCCGCCGTTAATTCGCGCAGTTTAATGAACGTAACTTTCCGGTTGGCGACGCCGGAATTGGAAAAGGCCTTCGTTGCCGCCGGCGCGGCGCGGCGGCTTATCGGCCTGAAAGGCCATCGTTCGCTTGGCGGCTGCAGAGCGTCGATTTATAACGCCGTCACCGTGGAGGCTTGTGAAGTGCTGGCGGAATTTATGGACGAGTTCCGCAAGAGACGGTAG
- the rplT gene encoding 50S ribosomal protein L20 — protein MARIKVGVTAHARHKKILKMAKGYRGTRSRLFKKANESVMKALFYARRDRRTKKREFRKLWIARINAASRANGMSYSRFICGLTKAGVIVNRKMLADLAVNDAAGFAKLVDVAKAQ, from the coding sequence ATGGCTAGAATTAAAGTCGGTGTTACAGCACACGCTCGTCATAAAAAAATCTTGAAAATGGCTAAAGGCTATCGCGGTACGCGCAGCCGTCTCTTCAAAAAAGCAAACGAAAGTGTCATGAAGGCGCTTTTCTATGCTCGTCGTGATCGTCGCACGAAAAAACGTGAATTCCGCAAATTGTGGATTGCCCGTATCAATGCCGCGTCCCGTGCCAACGGTATGAGTTACAGCCGGTTTATCTGCGGTCTCACGAAGGCCGGTGTTATCGTTAACCGTAAAATGCTCGCCGATCTCGCTGTCAATGATGCAGCCGGGTTTGCAAAATTGGTAGACGTAGCCAAAGCACAGTAA
- a CDS encoding LysR family transcriptional regulator yields the protein MDTITLRTFITLAQIKNFTKTAQQLFVAQSTVTNRIRDLESELGTALFTRNHKQVELTREGNTFLDYAQRFVELEIKALQELQLAPAYTRQIRLGTTNTIYECHLQKKLLAYLTAKPPVSVEITISHTKEMLEMLQSGLLDAVFSFTSLYKEGFICRPYHCDTMHLVCAAANDEYRNGIYQRDLQTIDYLFCNFALQGVGLYIRDLFPKHHRFPIEIDNSTKLPQYVAAGLGYTFLPESLIEEELIQRRLRSIPLLDFAPPQVDSYYITRNPNTVPQKLEQALLL from the coding sequence ATGGATACAATCACGCTGCGCACCTTTATTACGCTGGCGCAGATCAAAAATTTTACCAAAACAGCCCAACAACTTTTCGTTGCCCAATCGACAGTTACAAATCGGATCCGCGATCTGGAATCGGAACTGGGTACGGCCTTATTCACGCGCAACCACAAACAAGTAGAACTGACGAGAGAAGGAAACACATTCCTCGACTACGCGCAACGCTTTGTCGAATTGGAAATAAAGGCCCTGCAGGAATTACAGTTGGCACCTGCCTATACGCGGCAGATTCGTCTGGGAACGACCAATACGATCTATGAATGTCACTTGCAAAAGAAATTGCTTGCCTATTTGACGGCAAAACCGCCTGTCTCTGTTGAAATTACGATCAGTCATACGAAGGAAATGTTGGAAATGCTGCAAAGCGGTCTTCTTGACGCCGTTTTTTCTTTCACGTCTCTATACAAAGAAGGCTTTATCTGTCGCCCCTACCACTGTGACACGATGCACCTCGTCTGCGCCGCCGCCAATGATGAATACAGAAACGGCATTTACCAGCGCGATCTGCAGACAATCGATTACTTATTCTGCAATTTCGCCCTGCAAGGCGTCGGCCTTTACATTCGCGACCTTTTCCCCAAACATCATCGTTTTCCCATAGAAATAGACAACAGTACGAAGCTGCCCCAATACGTTGCCGCCGGCCTTGGCTATACCTTTCTGCCAGAAAGCTTGATTGAAGAAGAACTCATTCAGCGCCGCCTTCGTTCAATTCCCCTGCTTGATTTTGCGCCGCCTCAAGTCGACAGCTACTACATTACGCGCAATCCAAATACGGTACCGCAAAAACTGGAGCAAGCCCTTTTGCTGTAA